The following proteins are encoded in a genomic region of Zea mays cultivar B73 chromosome 9, Zm-B73-REFERENCE-NAM-5.0, whole genome shotgun sequence:
- the LOC100282489 gene encoding alternative NAD(P)H-ubiquinone oxidoreductase C1, chloroplastic/mitochondrial isoform X2: MSCRAAPWSRPSHIAGPRVPTPARPRFALGSRNLWKNSWTIGAGVSNMFALPSTLFRCMASSGSGDGDFARSTLTDEAAPFPLYSWPDKQRPRVCILGGGFGGLYTALRLESLVWPNDKRPQVLLVDQSDKFVFKPMLYELLSGEVDIWEIAPSFTELLKNTSVQFVRDSVKLLRPSDHLRRKPGEPCTGGVVHLESGTVIEYDWLVLALGAEAKIDVVPGSAEYALPFTTLEDALRVESKLKMLERKRFGKSSPTIEVAIVGLGYSGVELAATISERLKNTGTVKAINVQTTVCPTAPQGNRDAALKVLESRNIQLFLGYFVSCIKEAPTSDESSSTVTYSEVDGDHRKLILDLQPAERGLKGQTLDADLVLWTVGSTSQIPRLQPPDAPYVIPLNGRGQVETEETLQVKGHPRTFAIGDSAALRDPSGKLLPATAQVAFQQADFAGWNLWAAINDRPLLPFRFQNLGEMMTLGRNDAAVTASFIEGLTLEGPLGHAARKLVYCLRMPTDEHRVKVGISWFTKAAIDSLASVQNAAAAAIFIYLHEAPPAEIRSPRCVALLGSQLVSSPNPNGRLHRHQPLLADRSHGSRLRGRLRLPALPLPVQERPHPPPRRRPHRPSWHGPSHRRRVQGHPRRPRLRASLPPSRRSRQDPGGRLLPRRRVRGRLAGAAGHAQLPQRPGRPLGRHRRVRLLPPRAGAQAARGVRRRVGGATVGGDARRRRGPVAAGARRPVPRVPGGLQRRRQHRAQHGRAGLRRRRAPRRRDHPRARRGAPLLHGQRGRGRRDSLRPRDPAVHGPHLAVRGLRHGGAGRPAREPVRGRRGAQGLRGDPVPARAGVRGRERLPAQGARAVVPPGDQGQRVRWRGRAVRV; this comes from the exons GAAGTAGGAATCTGTGGAAGAACTCATGGACAATTGGTGCTGGTGTTTCAAATATGTTTGCGCTGCCATCAACACTGTTTAGGTGCATGGCTTCAAGTGGCTCTGGTGATGGTGATTTTGCTCGGTCTACATTGACTGACGAAGCAGCACCATTTCCATTATACTCTTGGCCAGATAAGCAG AGACCACGAGTGTGCATTTTAGGTGGTGGGTTTGGTGGCCTGTACACCGCTTTAAGACTTGAATCTCTTGTGTGGCCCAATGATAAGAGGCCTCAG GTTCTTCTGGTTGATCAATCTGATAAATTTGTATTTAAACCCATGTTGTACGAGCTATTGTCAGGAG AAGTGGATATCTGGGAGATAGCTCCATCTTTTACAGAGTTGCTGAAAAACACTAGTGTTCAATTTGTGAGAGACAGTGTAAAGCTTCTGCGCCCTTCTGATCACTTAAGAAGAAAACCTGGAGAACCATGCACTGGTGGAGTTGTTCATCTGGAAAGTGGCACTGTCATTGAATATGATTG GCTCGTTCTAGCTTTAGGGGCTGAAGCTAAAATTGATGTTGTTCCCGGTTCTGCTGAATATGCGCTTCCTTTCACGACATTAGAGGATGCCTTG AGGGTTGAAAGCAAGTTGAAAATGCTAGAGAGGAAAAGGTTTGGTAAGAGTTCCCCTACTATTGAGGTGGCAATTGTGGGATTGGGCTATTCCGGTGTTGAATTAGCTGCGACTATATCTGAGAGATTAAAAAACACTGGGACTGTAAAGGCAATAAATGTTCAAACAACCGTATGTCCCACTGCTCCACAAGGAAATCGTGACGCTGCTCTGAAG GTTCTTGAGTCTCGGAATATTCAGCTTTTCTTGGGATATTTTGTGAGCTGCATCAAAGAGGCTCCTACATCTGATGAGTCAAGTAGCACAGTTACATACTCTGAAGTTGACGGTGATCATAGGAAACTAATTTTGGACCTTCAACCTGCTGAAAGAGGCCTCAAAGGGCAGACCCTCGATGCCGATTTGGTGCTGTGGACAGTGGGTTCAACATCTCAGATTCCACGGTTACAGCCTCCTGATGCTCCCTATGTTATTCCTCTGAATGGTCGAGGACAGGTGGAGACAGAGGAAACCCTTCAAGTAAAAGGCCATCCCCGGACATTTGCGATTGGCGATTCAGCAGCTCTAAGGGATCCATCAGGCAAACTCCTCCCGGCCACTGCACAG GTTGCCTTCCAACAAGCAGATTTTGCTGGATGGAATCTCTGGGCGGCAATAAATGACCGGCCTCTCCTGCCGTTCAG GTTCCAGAACCTCGGCGAGATGATGACGCTCGGTAGAAATGATGCCGCGGTAACAGCAAGTTTCATTGAAGGGCTGACCTTGGAAGGACCTCTCGGACATGCCG CTCGGAAGCTCGTGTACTGCCTCAGAATGCCCACGGATGAGCACCGGGTGAAGGTTGGGATCAGCTGGTTCACAAAGGCTGCGATCGATTCGCTTGCCTCCGTGCAAAACGCG GCTGCAGCAGCGATTTTCATATATCTTCATGAAGCCCCTCCGGCTGAAATTCGATCGCCTCGCTGTGTTGCACTGCTAGGTAGCCAGCTCGTTTCCTCCCCCAACCCAAATGGGCGACTCCACCGCCACCAACCCCTCCTCGCCGACCGCAGCCATGGATCCCGACTCCGAGGTCGTCTTCGACTTCCCGCCCTACCTCTGCCAGTACAAGAGCGGCCGCATCCACCGCCCCGGCGGCGCCCCCACCGTCCCAGCTGGCACGGACCCAGCCACCGGCGTCGTGTCCAAGGACAtccgcgccggccccgcctccGCGCGAGTCTACCTCCCTCCCGGCGCAGCCGGCAAGATCCCGGTGGTCGTCTACTTCCACGGCGGCGGGTTCGTGGTCGGCTCGCCGGCGCGGCCGGGCACGCACAACTACCTCAACGACCTGGTCGCCCGCTCGGGCGCCATCGGCGTGTCCGTCTACTACCGCCTCGCGCCGGAGCACAAGCTGCCCGCGGCGTACGACGACGCGTGGGCGGCGCTACGGTGGGCGGCGAcgctcggcggcggcgaggacccGTGGCTGCTGGAGCACGCCGACCTGTCCCGCGTGTTCCTGGCGGGCTGCAGCGCCGGCGCCAACATCGCGCACAACACGGCCGTGCGGGCCTCCGCCGCCGGCGCGCTCCCCGACGGCGTGACCATCCGCGGGCTCGCCGTGGTGCACCCCTACTTCACGGGCAGCGAGGCCGTGGGCGGCGAGATAGCCTTCGGCCCCGAGATCCGGCCGTTCATGGACCGCACCTGGCGGTTCGTGGTCTCCGACACGGTGGGGCTGGACGACCCGCGCGTGAACCCGTTCGTGGACGACGCGGCGCGCAGGGCCTCCGCGGGGATCCCGTGCCAGCGCGTGCTGGTGTGCGTGGCCGAGAACGACTTCCTGCTCAAGGAGCGCGCGCTGTGGTACCACCGGGAGATCAAGGCCAGCGGGTACGCTGGCGAGGTCGAGCTGTTCGAGTCTAA
- the LOC100282489 gene encoding alternative NAD(P)H-ubiquinone oxidoreductase C1, chloroplastic/mitochondrial isoform X3: MIARLVLALGAEAKIDVVPGSAEYALPFTTLEDALRVESKLKMLERKRFGKSSPTIEVAIVGLGYSGVELAATISERLKNTGTVKAINVQTTVCPTAPQGNRDAALKVLESRNIQLFLGYFVSCIKEAPTSDESSSTVTYSEVDGDHRKLILDLQPAERGLKGQTLDADLVLWTVGSTSQIPRLQPPDAPYVIPLNGRGQVETEETLQVKGHPRTFAIGDSAALRDPSGKLLPATAQVAFQQADFAGWNLWAAINDRPLLPFRFQNLGEMMTLGRNDAAVTASFIEGLTLEGPLGHAARKLVYCLRMPTDEHRVKVGISWFTKAAIDSLASVQNAVASSFPPPTQMGDSTATNPSSPTAAMDPDSEVVFDFPPYLCQYKSGRIHRPGGAPTVPAGTDPATGVVSKDIRAGPASARVYLPPGAAGKIPVVVYFHGGGFVVGSPARPGTHNYLNDLVARSGAIGVSVYYRLAPEHKLPAAYDDAWAALRWAATLGGGEDPWLLEHADLSRVFLAGCSAGANIAHNTAVRASAAGALPDGVTIRGLAVVHPYFTGSEAVGGEIAFGPEIRPFMDRTWRFVVSDTVGLDDPRVNPFVDDAARRASAGIPCQRVLVCVAENDFLLKERALWYHREIKASGYAGEVELFESKGVGHAFHFDMLDSEQGVQLQERIVAFINK, from the exons ATGATTG CCAGGCTCGTTCTAGCTTTAGGGGCTGAAGCTAAAATTGATGTTGTTCCCGGTTCTGCTGAATATGCGCTTCCTTTCACGACATTAGAGGATGCCTTG AGGGTTGAAAGCAAGTTGAAAATGCTAGAGAGGAAAAGGTTTGGTAAGAGTTCCCCTACTATTGAGGTGGCAATTGTGGGATTGGGCTATTCCGGTGTTGAATTAGCTGCGACTATATCTGAGAGATTAAAAAACACTGGGACTGTAAAGGCAATAAATGTTCAAACAACCGTATGTCCCACTGCTCCACAAGGAAATCGTGACGCTGCTCTGAAG GTTCTTGAGTCTCGGAATATTCAGCTTTTCTTGGGATATTTTGTGAGCTGCATCAAAGAGGCTCCTACATCTGATGAGTCAAGTAGCACAGTTACATACTCTGAAGTTGACGGTGATCATAGGAAACTAATTTTGGACCTTCAACCTGCTGAAAGAGGCCTCAAAGGGCAGACCCTCGATGCCGATTTGGTGCTGTGGACAGTGGGTTCAACATCTCAGATTCCACGGTTACAGCCTCCTGATGCTCCCTATGTTATTCCTCTGAATGGTCGAGGACAGGTGGAGACAGAGGAAACCCTTCAAGTAAAAGGCCATCCCCGGACATTTGCGATTGGCGATTCAGCAGCTCTAAGGGATCCATCAGGCAAACTCCTCCCGGCCACTGCACAG GTTGCCTTCCAACAAGCAGATTTTGCTGGATGGAATCTCTGGGCGGCAATAAATGACCGGCCTCTCCTGCCGTTCAG GTTCCAGAACCTCGGCGAGATGATGACGCTCGGTAGAAATGATGCCGCGGTAACAGCAAGTTTCATTGAAGGGCTGACCTTGGAAGGACCTCTCGGACATGCCG CTCGGAAGCTCGTGTACTGCCTCAGAATGCCCACGGATGAGCACCGGGTGAAGGTTGGGATCAGCTGGTTCACAAAGGCTGCGATCGATTCGCTTGCCTCCGTGCAAAACGCG GTAGCCAGCTCGTTTCCTCCCCCAACCCAAATGGGCGACTCCACCGCCACCAACCCCTCCTCGCCGACCGCAGCCATGGATCCCGACTCCGAGGTCGTCTTCGACTTCCCGCCCTACCTCTGCCAGTACAAGAGCGGCCGCATCCACCGCCCCGGCGGCGCCCCCACCGTCCCAGCTGGCACGGACCCAGCCACCGGCGTCGTGTCCAAGGACAtccgcgccggccccgcctccGCGCGAGTCTACCTCCCTCCCGGCGCAGCCGGCAAGATCCCGGTGGTCGTCTACTTCCACGGCGGCGGGTTCGTGGTCGGCTCGCCGGCGCGGCCGGGCACGCACAACTACCTCAACGACCTGGTCGCCCGCTCGGGCGCCATCGGCGTGTCCGTCTACTACCGCCTCGCGCCGGAGCACAAGCTGCCCGCGGCGTACGACGACGCGTGGGCGGCGCTACGGTGGGCGGCGAcgctcggcggcggcgaggacccGTGGCTGCTGGAGCACGCCGACCTGTCCCGCGTGTTCCTGGCGGGCTGCAGCGCCGGCGCCAACATCGCGCACAACACGGCCGTGCGGGCCTCCGCCGCCGGCGCGCTCCCCGACGGCGTGACCATCCGCGGGCTCGCCGTGGTGCACCCCTACTTCACGGGCAGCGAGGCCGTGGGCGGCGAGATAGCCTTCGGCCCCGAGATCCGGCCGTTCATGGACCGCACCTGGCGGTTCGTGGTCTCCGACACGGTGGGGCTGGACGACCCGCGCGTGAACCCGTTCGTGGACGACGCGGCGCGCAGGGCCTCCGCGGGGATCCCGTGCCAGCGCGTGCTGGTGTGCGTGGCCGAGAACGACTTCCTGCTCAAGGAGCGCGCGCTGTGGTACCACCGGGAGATCAAGGCCAGCGGGTACGCTGGCGAGGTCGAGCTGTTCGAGTCTAAGGGCGTCGGCCACGCGTTCCATTTCGACATGCTGGACTCGGAGCAGGGCGTCCAGCTCCAGGAGCGGATCGTGGCTTTCATCAACAAATGA
- the LOC100282489 gene encoding Alternative NAD(P)H-ubiquinone oxidoreductase C1, chloroplastic/mitochondrial, producing MSCRAAPWSRPSHIAGPRVPTPARPRFALGSRNLWKNSWTIGAGVSNMFALPSTLFRCMASSGSGDGDFARSTLTDEAAPFPLYSWPDKQRPRVCILGGGFGGLYTALRLESLVWPNDKRPQVLLVDQSDKFVFKPMLYELLSGEVDIWEIAPSFTELLKNTSVQFVRDSVKLLRPSDHLRRKPGEPCTGGVVHLESGTVIEYDWLVLALGAEAKIDVVPGSAEYALPFTTLEDALRVESKLKMLERKRFGKSSPTIEVAIVGLGYSGVELAATISERLKNTGTVKAINVQTTVCPTAPQGNRDAALKVLESRNIQLFLGYFVSCIKEAPTSDESSSTVTYSEVDGDHRKLILDLQPAERGLKGQTLDADLVLWTVGSTSQIPRLQPPDAPYVIPLNGRGQVETEETLQVKGHPRTFAIGDSAALRDPSGKLLPATAQVAFQQADFAGWNLWAAINDRPLLPFRFQNLGEMMTLGRNDAAVTASFIEGLTLEGPLGHAARKLVYCLRMPTDEHRVKVGISWFTKAAIDSLASVQNAVSNTLTGSS from the exons GAAGTAGGAATCTGTGGAAGAACTCATGGACAATTGGTGCTGGTGTTTCAAATATGTTTGCGCTGCCATCAACACTGTTTAGGTGCATGGCTTCAAGTGGCTCTGGTGATGGTGATTTTGCTCGGTCTACATTGACTGACGAAGCAGCACCATTTCCATTATACTCTTGGCCAGATAAGCAG AGACCACGAGTGTGCATTTTAGGTGGTGGGTTTGGTGGCCTGTACACCGCTTTAAGACTTGAATCTCTTGTGTGGCCCAATGATAAGAGGCCTCAG GTTCTTCTGGTTGATCAATCTGATAAATTTGTATTTAAACCCATGTTGTACGAGCTATTGTCAGGAG AAGTGGATATCTGGGAGATAGCTCCATCTTTTACAGAGTTGCTGAAAAACACTAGTGTTCAATTTGTGAGAGACAGTGTAAAGCTTCTGCGCCCTTCTGATCACTTAAGAAGAAAACCTGGAGAACCATGCACTGGTGGAGTTGTTCATCTGGAAAGTGGCACTGTCATTGAATATGATTG GCTCGTTCTAGCTTTAGGGGCTGAAGCTAAAATTGATGTTGTTCCCGGTTCTGCTGAATATGCGCTTCCTTTCACGACATTAGAGGATGCCTTG AGGGTTGAAAGCAAGTTGAAAATGCTAGAGAGGAAAAGGTTTGGTAAGAGTTCCCCTACTATTGAGGTGGCAATTGTGGGATTGGGCTATTCCGGTGTTGAATTAGCTGCGACTATATCTGAGAGATTAAAAAACACTGGGACTGTAAAGGCAATAAATGTTCAAACAACCGTATGTCCCACTGCTCCACAAGGAAATCGTGACGCTGCTCTGAAG GTTCTTGAGTCTCGGAATATTCAGCTTTTCTTGGGATATTTTGTGAGCTGCATCAAAGAGGCTCCTACATCTGATGAGTCAAGTAGCACAGTTACATACTCTGAAGTTGACGGTGATCATAGGAAACTAATTTTGGACCTTCAACCTGCTGAAAGAGGCCTCAAAGGGCAGACCCTCGATGCCGATTTGGTGCTGTGGACAGTGGGTTCAACATCTCAGATTCCACGGTTACAGCCTCCTGATGCTCCCTATGTTATTCCTCTGAATGGTCGAGGACAGGTGGAGACAGAGGAAACCCTTCAAGTAAAAGGCCATCCCCGGACATTTGCGATTGGCGATTCAGCAGCTCTAAGGGATCCATCAGGCAAACTCCTCCCGGCCACTGCACAG GTTGCCTTCCAACAAGCAGATTTTGCTGGATGGAATCTCTGGGCGGCAATAAATGACCGGCCTCTCCTGCCGTTCAG GTTCCAGAACCTCGGCGAGATGATGACGCTCGGTAGAAATGATGCCGCGGTAACAGCAAGTTTCATTGAAGGGCTGACCTTGGAAGGACCTCTCGGACATGCCG CTCGGAAGCTCGTGTACTGCCTCAGAATGCCCACGGATGAGCACCGGGTGAAGGTTGGGATCAGCTGGTTCACAAAGGCTGCGATCGATTCGCTTGCCTCCGTGCAAAACGCGGTAAGTAACACGCTCACAGGCTCATCATGA
- the LOC100282489 gene encoding alternative NAD(P)H-ubiquinone oxidoreductase C1, chloroplastic/mitochondrial isoform X1 has translation MSCRAAPWSRPSHIAGPRVPTPARPRFALGSRNLWKNSWTIGAGVSNMFALPSTLFRCMASSGSGDGDFARSTLTDEAAPFPLYSWPDKQRPRVCILGGGFGGLYTALRLESLVWPNDKRPQVLLVDQSDKFVFKPMLYELLSGEVDIWEIAPSFTELLKNTSVQFVRDSVKLLRPSDHLRRKPGEPCTGGVVHLESGTVIEYDWLVLALGAEAKIDVVPGSAEYALPFTTLEDALRVESKLKMLERKRFGKSSPTIEVAIVGLGYSGVELAATISERLKNTGTVKAINVQTTVCPTAPQGNRDAALKVLESRNIQLFLGYFVSCIKEAPTSDESSSTVTYSEVDGDHRKLILDLQPAERGLKGQTLDADLVLWTVGSTSQIPRLQPPDAPYVIPLNGRGQVETEETLQVKGHPRTFAIGDSAALRDPSGKLLPATAQVAFQQADFAGWNLWAAINDRPLLPFRFQNLGEMMTLGRNDAAVTASFIEGLTLEGPLGHAARKLVYCLRMPTDEHRVKVGISWFTKAAIDSLASVQNAVASSFPPPTQMGDSTATNPSSPTAAMDPDSEVVFDFPPYLCQYKSGRIHRPGGAPTVPAGTDPATGVVSKDIRAGPASARVYLPPGAAGKIPVVVYFHGGGFVVGSPARPGTHNYLNDLVARSGAIGVSVYYRLAPEHKLPAAYDDAWAALRWAATLGGGEDPWLLEHADLSRVFLAGCSAGANIAHNTAVRASAAGALPDGVTIRGLAVVHPYFTGSEAVGGEIAFGPEIRPFMDRTWRFVVSDTVGLDDPRVNPFVDDAARRASAGIPCQRVLVCVAENDFLLKERALWYHREIKASGYAGEVELFESKGVGHAFHFDMLDSEQGVQLQERIVAFINK, from the exons GAAGTAGGAATCTGTGGAAGAACTCATGGACAATTGGTGCTGGTGTTTCAAATATGTTTGCGCTGCCATCAACACTGTTTAGGTGCATGGCTTCAAGTGGCTCTGGTGATGGTGATTTTGCTCGGTCTACATTGACTGACGAAGCAGCACCATTTCCATTATACTCTTGGCCAGATAAGCAG AGACCACGAGTGTGCATTTTAGGTGGTGGGTTTGGTGGCCTGTACACCGCTTTAAGACTTGAATCTCTTGTGTGGCCCAATGATAAGAGGCCTCAG GTTCTTCTGGTTGATCAATCTGATAAATTTGTATTTAAACCCATGTTGTACGAGCTATTGTCAGGAG AAGTGGATATCTGGGAGATAGCTCCATCTTTTACAGAGTTGCTGAAAAACACTAGTGTTCAATTTGTGAGAGACAGTGTAAAGCTTCTGCGCCCTTCTGATCACTTAAGAAGAAAACCTGGAGAACCATGCACTGGTGGAGTTGTTCATCTGGAAAGTGGCACTGTCATTGAATATGATTG GCTCGTTCTAGCTTTAGGGGCTGAAGCTAAAATTGATGTTGTTCCCGGTTCTGCTGAATATGCGCTTCCTTTCACGACATTAGAGGATGCCTTG AGGGTTGAAAGCAAGTTGAAAATGCTAGAGAGGAAAAGGTTTGGTAAGAGTTCCCCTACTATTGAGGTGGCAATTGTGGGATTGGGCTATTCCGGTGTTGAATTAGCTGCGACTATATCTGAGAGATTAAAAAACACTGGGACTGTAAAGGCAATAAATGTTCAAACAACCGTATGTCCCACTGCTCCACAAGGAAATCGTGACGCTGCTCTGAAG GTTCTTGAGTCTCGGAATATTCAGCTTTTCTTGGGATATTTTGTGAGCTGCATCAAAGAGGCTCCTACATCTGATGAGTCAAGTAGCACAGTTACATACTCTGAAGTTGACGGTGATCATAGGAAACTAATTTTGGACCTTCAACCTGCTGAAAGAGGCCTCAAAGGGCAGACCCTCGATGCCGATTTGGTGCTGTGGACAGTGGGTTCAACATCTCAGATTCCACGGTTACAGCCTCCTGATGCTCCCTATGTTATTCCTCTGAATGGTCGAGGACAGGTGGAGACAGAGGAAACCCTTCAAGTAAAAGGCCATCCCCGGACATTTGCGATTGGCGATTCAGCAGCTCTAAGGGATCCATCAGGCAAACTCCTCCCGGCCACTGCACAG GTTGCCTTCCAACAAGCAGATTTTGCTGGATGGAATCTCTGGGCGGCAATAAATGACCGGCCTCTCCTGCCGTTCAG GTTCCAGAACCTCGGCGAGATGATGACGCTCGGTAGAAATGATGCCGCGGTAACAGCAAGTTTCATTGAAGGGCTGACCTTGGAAGGACCTCTCGGACATGCCG CTCGGAAGCTCGTGTACTGCCTCAGAATGCCCACGGATGAGCACCGGGTGAAGGTTGGGATCAGCTGGTTCACAAAGGCTGCGATCGATTCGCTTGCCTCCGTGCAAAACGCG GTAGCCAGCTCGTTTCCTCCCCCAACCCAAATGGGCGACTCCACCGCCACCAACCCCTCCTCGCCGACCGCAGCCATGGATCCCGACTCCGAGGTCGTCTTCGACTTCCCGCCCTACCTCTGCCAGTACAAGAGCGGCCGCATCCACCGCCCCGGCGGCGCCCCCACCGTCCCAGCTGGCACGGACCCAGCCACCGGCGTCGTGTCCAAGGACAtccgcgccggccccgcctccGCGCGAGTCTACCTCCCTCCCGGCGCAGCCGGCAAGATCCCGGTGGTCGTCTACTTCCACGGCGGCGGGTTCGTGGTCGGCTCGCCGGCGCGGCCGGGCACGCACAACTACCTCAACGACCTGGTCGCCCGCTCGGGCGCCATCGGCGTGTCCGTCTACTACCGCCTCGCGCCGGAGCACAAGCTGCCCGCGGCGTACGACGACGCGTGGGCGGCGCTACGGTGGGCGGCGAcgctcggcggcggcgaggacccGTGGCTGCTGGAGCACGCCGACCTGTCCCGCGTGTTCCTGGCGGGCTGCAGCGCCGGCGCCAACATCGCGCACAACACGGCCGTGCGGGCCTCCGCCGCCGGCGCGCTCCCCGACGGCGTGACCATCCGCGGGCTCGCCGTGGTGCACCCCTACTTCACGGGCAGCGAGGCCGTGGGCGGCGAGATAGCCTTCGGCCCCGAGATCCGGCCGTTCATGGACCGCACCTGGCGGTTCGTGGTCTCCGACACGGTGGGGCTGGACGACCCGCGCGTGAACCCGTTCGTGGACGACGCGGCGCGCAGGGCCTCCGCGGGGATCCCGTGCCAGCGCGTGCTGGTGTGCGTGGCCGAGAACGACTTCCTGCTCAAGGAGCGCGCGCTGTGGTACCACCGGGAGATCAAGGCCAGCGGGTACGCTGGCGAGGTCGAGCTGTTCGAGTCTAAGGGCGTCGGCCACGCGTTCCATTTCGACATGCTGGACTCGGAGCAGGGCGTCCAGCTCCAGGAGCGGATCGTGGCTTTCATCAACAAATGA
- the LOC100283424 gene encoding 2-hydroxyisoflavanone dehydratase has translation MAAADPDTEVQAEFPPLVRQYKSGRVERFFNLAPLPAGTDPATGVVSKDVVVDPATGLWARLFLPAGSHGKKLPVVVYYHGGAYVIGSAADPMTHGYLNALVAKAGVLAVALEYRLAPEHPLPAAYEDSWEGLKWVATHASASAAAGGGPAAEPWLTEHGDFSRVFLAGASAGATIAHFVAVRAGEQHKSGGLGMRIRGLLIVHPYFSGAADIGDEGTTGKARKARADAFWRFLCPGTPGLDDPLSNPFSEAAGGSAARVAAERVLVCVAEKDDLRDRGVWYYESLKASGYPGEVELLESMGEGHVFYCMNPRCDRAREMEERVLGFLRK, from the coding sequence ATGGCGGCGGCGGACCCGGACACCGAAGTGCAGGCGGAGTTCCCACCCCTCGTCCGCCAGTACAAAAGCGGCCGCGTCGAGCGGTTCTTCAACCTGGCCCCGCTCCCGGCCGGCACCGACCCGGCCACGGGCGTCGTGTCCAAGGACGTCGTCGTCGACCCGGCCACCGGCCTCTGGGCGCGCCTCTTCCTCCCCGCCGGCAGCCACGGGAAGAAGCTCCCCGTCGTCGTCTACTACCATGGCGGCGCCTACGTGATCGGCTCGGCGGCCGACCCGATGACGCACGGCTACCTCAACGCGCTCGTCGCCAAGGCCGGCGTCCTCGCGGTCGCGCTCGAGTACCGCCTCGCGCCGGAGCACCCGCTCCCGGCCGCCTACGAGGACTCATGGGAGGGACTCAAGTGGGTGGCCACCcacgcctccgcctccgccgccgcgGGAGGAGGACCGGCCGCCGAGCCGTGGCTAACCGAGCACGGCGACTTCTCCCGCGTGTTCCTGGCCGGGGCCAGCGCGGGGGCCACCATCGCTCACTTCGTAGCAGTCCGTGCCGGTGAGCAGCACAAGAGCGGCGGCCTCGGGATGCGGATCAGGGGGCTGCTGATAGTGCACCCCTACTTCAGCGGCGCGGCGGACATCGGCGACGAGGGGACGACGGGGAAGGCGCGCAAGGCGCGGGCCGACGCGTTCTGGCGGTTCCTGTGCCCTGGCACCCCCGGGCTCGACGACCCTCTCTCCAACCCGTTCTCGGAGGCCGCCGGCGGGAGCGCGGCGCGCGTCGCCGCCGAGCGCGTGCTCGTCTGCGTCGCCGAGAAGGACGACCTCAGGGACAGGGGCGTCTGGTACTACGAGAGCCTCAAGGCCAGCGGCTACCCTGGCGAGGTGGAGCTGCTCGAGTCCATGGGCGAGGGCCACGTCTTCTACTGCATGAACCCGCGCTGCGACAGGGCGCGGGAGATGGAGGAGCGCGTCCTCGGCTTCCTGCGCAAGTGA